Proteins from a single region of Haloterrigena alkaliphila:
- the citZ gene encoding citrate synthase has protein sequence MADDLKKGLEGVLVAESGLSTIDGDEGRLIYRGYPIEDLARGASYEEVVYLLWHGELPTADELEAFIASINEEREVSEDVLDTMERLAAADEQPMAALRTAVSMFSATEPEDEAEPEDLEATLRKGRRITAKIPTALAAFERYRLGEEPVDPHPDLGLAANFLYMMTDEEPSDVHAETFDQALILHADHGLNASTFTSMVIGSTMADIYSAVTGGVSALSGPLHGGANQDVMEVLFEIDESDLDHREWVKQANEEGRRIPGFGHRVYNVKDPRAKILQERSKELAEEGDDKWYNYTTTIEQYLTEEQGLGEKGIAPNVDFYSGSVYYQLGIPIDMYTPIFAMSRAGGWIAHVLEYQEDNRLIRPLSRYTGPEDQEFVPLEER, from the coding sequence ATGGCTGACGATCTCAAGAAAGGGCTGGAGGGAGTCCTTGTCGCAGAGTCCGGACTCAGTACGATCGACGGTGACGAAGGTCGGCTGATCTATCGAGGGTACCCGATCGAGGATCTCGCTCGCGGCGCGAGCTACGAGGAGGTCGTCTACCTGCTCTGGCACGGGGAGCTACCGACCGCGGACGAACTCGAGGCGTTTATCGCCTCGATCAACGAGGAGCGCGAGGTCTCCGAGGACGTCCTCGACACCATGGAACGGCTCGCCGCAGCCGACGAGCAGCCGATGGCCGCACTCCGGACTGCGGTCTCGATGTTCTCGGCGACCGAACCCGAGGACGAGGCCGAACCCGAGGACCTCGAGGCGACGCTGCGGAAGGGACGCCGGATCACCGCCAAGATCCCGACCGCGCTGGCGGCCTTCGAGCGCTACCGACTCGGCGAGGAGCCGGTCGACCCCCACCCTGACCTGGGGCTCGCGGCCAATTTCCTCTACATGATGACCGACGAGGAGCCCAGCGACGTCCACGCCGAGACGTTCGATCAGGCGCTCATCCTGCACGCGGATCACGGCCTGAACGCCTCGACCTTCACGTCGATGGTGATCGGCTCGACGATGGCCGACATCTACAGCGCCGTCACCGGCGGCGTCAGCGCCCTCTCGGGGCCGCTCCACGGCGGCGCGAACCAGGACGTCATGGAGGTCCTCTTCGAGATCGACGAGAGCGACCTCGACCACCGCGAGTGGGTCAAGCAGGCCAACGAGGAGGGGCGGCGCATCCCCGGCTTCGGCCACCGCGTCTACAACGTCAAGGACCCGCGGGCGAAGATCCTGCAGGAACGCAGCAAGGAACTCGCCGAGGAGGGCGACGACAAGTGGTACAACTACACCACGACGATCGAGCAGTACCTCACCGAGGAGCAGGGGCTCGGCGAGAAGGGGATCGCCCCGAACGTCGACTTCTACTCCGGCTCGGTCTACTATCAGCTCGGCATCCCGATCGACATGTACACGCCCATCTTCGCGATGAGCCGCGCCGGCGGCTGGATCGCCCACGTCCTCGAGTACCAGGAGGACAACCGACTCATCCGGCCGCTCTCGCGGTACACCGGCCCCGAGGATCAGGAGTTCGTCCCGCTCGAAGAGCGGTAA
- a CDS encoding helix-turn-helix domain-containing protein, with translation MTGFRATVVVQDPANCPIADASTATDEPITSVTRSRASSDGTVVEEFGVAAGSAEAADAGTATELTPVQANEREAVYRFEREADADCACEVVELTGTPVSSVSAEDGALQLTFRTLELSEIAEIVDDLREWFDGVLVEELTQDHDEETTDPILVDRDVLTARQREILETAHEMGYFEYPKGANATDVAEELDIARSTFTEHLAAAQTKLLNALLEK, from the coding sequence ATGACCGGGTTTCGAGCAACAGTCGTCGTTCAGGATCCCGCGAACTGCCCGATCGCCGACGCGTCGACGGCGACGGACGAGCCGATCACCTCCGTCACGCGTTCGCGCGCCTCGAGCGACGGGACGGTCGTCGAGGAGTTCGGCGTCGCCGCCGGATCCGCCGAGGCGGCCGACGCCGGCACGGCGACCGAGCTAACGCCCGTCCAGGCCAACGAGCGGGAGGCCGTCTACCGGTTCGAGCGCGAGGCCGACGCCGACTGCGCGTGCGAGGTCGTCGAACTGACCGGGACGCCGGTCTCCTCCGTCAGCGCGGAGGACGGCGCCCTGCAACTGACCTTCCGGACGCTCGAGCTGAGCGAGATCGCCGAGATCGTCGACGATCTCCGGGAGTGGTTCGACGGCGTCCTCGTCGAGGAACTGACCCAGGACCACGACGAGGAGACGACGGATCCGATCCTCGTCGATCGGGACGTGTTGACGGCGCGACAGCGGGAGATCCTCGAGACGGCCCACGAGATGGGCTACTTCGAGTATCCCAAGGGGGCGAACGCGACCGACGTCGCCGAGGAACTCGACATCGCCCGGTCGACGTTTACCGAGCATCTCGCCGCGGCGCAGACGAAGCTCCTGAACGCGTTACTCGAAAAATAG
- a CDS encoding cell division protein SepF codes for MGLMSKILGGGQSRTAEDYVELDLDDTSADSAEAAMQVHIAEISDQTDAIDIKDAVYDGDIVIADITRLRTADSTVEHIVDELRQVAQEVDGDIVRKGDDQMIITPTGVHISREKLGQRA; via the coding sequence ATGGGACTCATGAGCAAAATCCTCGGTGGGGGGCAATCCCGCACGGCCGAGGACTACGTCGAACTGGATCTCGACGATACCTCCGCGGACTCGGCCGAGGCGGCCATGCAGGTGCACATCGCCGAGATCAGCGACCAGACCGACGCGATCGACATCAAAGACGCCGTCTACGACGGCGACATCGTCATCGCGGACATCACCCGCCTGCGAACCGCGGACAGCACCGTCGAGCACATCGTCGACGAACTCCGCCAGGTCGCCCAGGAGGTCGACGGCGACATCGTCCGGAAGGGCGACGACCAGATGATCATCACGCCGACCGGCGTCCACATCAGCCGCGAAAAACTCGGGCAGCGGGCCTGA
- a CDS encoding DUF1028 domain-containing protein encodes MTFSICVREAYETTEGDSHHRFGVAVTTRLPGVGTLCPFVGEDGAVATQSLVNVDLGERGLAYLEDGLAVDDALEALLNADDAAPQRQLHGVGREGTFAFSGAECVDWFGHEEREHFTVAGNMLTGEAVLEATAANYAENAVHETTDPWTGPESVTDEAETDPLAKRLIDALAAGYLEGGDKREELPIQSAAVAVATTEHRDVVPPYNDLRVDATETPVDDLRETYALARRGYVDTLARYGDAFEDDSLEDLDE; translated from the coding sequence GTGACCTTCAGCATCTGCGTTCGCGAAGCCTACGAGACGACTGAGGGCGACTCTCACCACCGCTTCGGGGTCGCCGTCACGACCCGCCTGCCCGGCGTCGGTACCCTCTGCCCGTTCGTCGGCGAGGACGGCGCCGTCGCGACCCAGAGCCTCGTCAACGTCGACCTCGGCGAGCGCGGCCTCGCGTACCTCGAGGACGGCCTCGCGGTCGACGACGCGCTCGAGGCGCTGCTCAACGCCGACGACGCCGCGCCGCAGCGACAGCTCCACGGCGTCGGCCGCGAGGGAACCTTCGCCTTCTCCGGCGCGGAGTGCGTCGACTGGTTCGGCCACGAGGAGCGCGAGCACTTCACCGTCGCCGGCAACATGCTGACCGGCGAGGCCGTCCTCGAGGCGACCGCCGCGAACTACGCGGAAAACGCCGTCCACGAGACGACCGACCCGTGGACGGGCCCGGAGAGCGTCACCGACGAGGCCGAAACCGACCCGCTCGCGAAGCGCCTGATCGACGCCCTCGCCGCGGGTTACCTCGAGGGCGGCGACAAGCGCGAGGAGCTCCCGATCCAGAGCGCTGCGGTCGCGGTCGCGACGACCGAACACCGCGACGTCGTGCCGCCGTACAACGACCTCCGCGTCGACGCGACCGAGACCCCCGTCGACGACCTGCGGGAGACGTACGCCCTCGCGAGGCGAGGGTACGTCGACACGCTCGCGCGCTACGGAGATGCCTTCGAGGACGACTCGCTCGAGGACCTCGACGAGTAG